The nucleotide sequence CGCAGCCGAAGGATTATCGAGCAAAAATACGCGAGTATTCGTGAATTCTGCCTAATTGCGCAATTGTATCGCTCGAATGCTAAAATAACAACTTATTCGTAGaaactatgtatttttttttcaatttcctttgcTTCATTTCACTCGTGTGTAGGTATTTAGCCTACGTTGCGTTGCTTGTATTGTATGTGTGCGAGTACGAGTCTGGATACCGTACCATTAATTATTATGTAAGTTTCGGAGTCAATTAGTTTGTACAAGTGAGTAAGTGGGTGGAagggtacgagtaggtactaggtgtaggtacagaAGAGTCGTTTTTATCAAATCATCCGTCCACTCTGACACAGACACAGACACCGACACCGACAGTCCGACACCGGCTTTTAGGCACAGATAGACGTAACAATTCTCACGCATAGTTACGCCGCACCGCCCCCCCCGCCCCGCACCATCCAGCCTCCAGCTGTTGATGATGTAGACTACGTATTCGCATAGCAGGCGGGCCTTTTATCAATGTTGCGCATGTTTGCACAATCGCCTGGAATTCCCAACTGGAACAAAACTCGGATAGGTCAAAAGGGGATCTTAAAAAATCcctcatttccattttttggaaactttttcaactttacgATCTAATGTACGAGgatggatcgcaaaaaaaaattcgggggattttgatgaaatttagtggaGACCTTCGTTTCGAGTTGAAGgtgatttagaaaaaatgacaGTCCCGGGGGTATTGCTGGAAGGATGATATAGGTCTTCAAAGATGgcgcatttttgagaaaaaaatcgtggttttttcgtcGTACGCTCTAGTCTAGGTACCTGTTATGGGGAAAATATGCTGGGTCCAAAATATGGTTTTCGGGATATCGCGTCGACCTAGgctgttttcttcaaaatccgAGACCTTTTTccacgcagaatctcaaatactacaTAGTCTAATTTCAATTCGCATAGTGCACTACCGGCGAAACTTGATTTGctgaaagtacatacatacgtatattattgtacagtaggtacctacaaataagTTGCTAGTGCTAAGATATTAATTAACTCTGACACCGCGCCGAATCTTTTTCCATCTTTAGGCATAATCTATAGGTAAGTAGAAAGGTACTTACATGTGAGCTAAAAATATACGGGCGTGTGACTCAGCCATCGCATCCcatcgtaggtactcgtatcatCATTATTTCAGCCTGCACcgaatactcgtacctacgtaattCTTGATCGTATTCTACGAGTACAGCCATTTTATACCGGCTACCCTCATCGTCTCATCTATTCGTCGATTTGATCCAATCCGGCAATCTACTATTCCTCACTGCCTGCTTGCCTAGCTCCTATATACCTAGGTGTAAGTAGATATATTATTACAGCATTTCAAGTTGAAGTATGTATTAGCGATGTAGGTGCATACGAGCAATACGAGCATGCTTGATATTTGTAATTGTGCaacatatacctaggtacccgCGTAAATTCCTACGCTCGCTTTACTTACACGTAATACATACTATGTATTTGACGAATGATTTCAGATTTCGAATATACGATGAAAAATCGAAGCGAAACTACGATGCCTTTAGACGTTTACGTAAGTTATAGTCACAATCCTCTCGGAGAATCTtacaaaatagttgaaaatgaaaagtcgaCCAACGATCGTAATCCGAACAGgttagtacctctacctacctacctacgtacctagCTGCCTACTAGTGCCCTGTCTGCCTCATTCGATGCAATGTCGTAGCCGCACGTTGCATTTGCAGTGCCACGAATTTGCCAggcttttattcatttttctaaaaagtttcgAAACACGAAAGCTTGCGAGGGAACTTCTCGAGATCTCCATCTCTGATTTGAATGGAACTGCGATTTTCGGAAATAGCatacctaatatgtacctacctagtctGAAAATCCGatacccaaaatttcagctgcctaaattgTTTTTTCGATTATCGGCAATGGCGAATTCTCCAACatgtaaaatttaccattttcgacgatctacatatttttgtttcttcgttgttgttttttaaatgtacctacgagtacgtcaTACGTGTAATTATTCAGTAGCTAAACCTGATGGAAATTTGCACTGAAACCAATAATATCGACTTCTACTCGCTCCAATCCGTATCTCACAATTTCTGGCCATTCTACGCGAGTAAAGCCTCAATTagcatgatttttcgatttctccagagttttagaatttttcagaccaacgctgtttccaaaaattgcggacCCGTTCAAATCGTGTTGGCTTAAGTTTAAGTTAGGAATTAGGATATTCAATTATTCGCGCGGAGGATGCTGATTGTTGGATTTCGTTGCAGATCCAAACGAGGTATACTCGAGTTGTACAATATGGTGGTTTGTGCGACGGGTTGTAATCCACTCATATACAAGGGATACGGCTGTTATTGCGGATTTCTCGGCTCTGGCTACCCTGTAGATCCTATCGATAGGTAAGTTGCTGTTGCTGGCAAGTGGCAATTGGCAATTGGCAATTGGCATTCGAGCTTAAACGCGagatgaaacttttttcattttcagttgttGTAAAAGACACGATTGGTGCTATAATACCGCTAATTGTCCCATGTTCTTGGAGTATTTCACACCTTACACGTGGACGTGTTACTCTGGACAGCCTATTTGCAGTACGAATACTTTCTATTATTCAGTTTGAACTTACGCTAATTCAGTATtttagtacatacctacccaCCATAAGTAcatcatacgagtacatacctgCCCACCTTATTATACTTATTCGTCACTTGAGATAATATTGATCGATAAAATGCATCGTTCTGAACACCATTGGTTGTagttgtaggtatttatttaacCGTTAAAATCCACTGCTCGCGATAAAACTTTTGAAAGGTACCTACTCACCTATTTTTGTATTTACTTGCTGGTACGTCTTCCTACAACAACTGCAACCAAATCCTTCGAGCGATGCATTTAAACGATTTTAAGTACGCTATGGTAATGGTAGCTTCTAGCTTGTCAAAGTGTATGTGTAAATGAATAATGCAAACTTTGATGTTTTGCTTTCTGTACCACAGTCAATGGTTGGTCTTGCAGTTATCGTCTTTGCGAATGCGATAGACAATTGGCCGAATGTTTAAGTCAGTACGGATGCCCTCGACGGAAAGCTGTTTGCACCACATCTCCGTGGAGATTATTTCAAAACTTGGCCAGGTTTTAACCGTACTCGTACGTTGAC is from Planococcus citri chromosome 1, ihPlaCitr1.1, whole genome shotgun sequence and encodes:
- the LOC135843555 gene encoding basic phospholipase A2 PA-10A, producing the protein MYHAHRALIVVAVIFIFHFIPQVPAARYKPQDFEYTMKNRSETTMPLDVYVSYSHNPLGESYKIVENEKSTNDRNPNRSKRGILELYNMVVCATGCNPLIYKGYGCYCGFLGSGYPVDPIDSCCKRHDWCYNTANCPMFLEYFTPYTWTCYSGQPICINGWSCSYRLCECDRQLAECLSQYGCPRRKAVCTTSPWRLFQNLARF